DNA from Desertibacillus haloalkaliphilus:
TGGCTGTTAAAAGGCCTCCTAATGGTACAGCAATATTAATGAATTGATAACTGATACCAAGTACAGGTGTTACTTTGCTGGTAGCCTGTGCCGTTAACTCAGAGCCAAGGAAAATAAATATATAAATAAGAACAAAATAAATGGCTGCGGCACGAATAATTGAGCAAGTGATACGCAAAGGCTCTGGCATCTTATTCACAAAATAATCAACGCCTACATGACTATCCCGCTTCATTGCTGAGCTAATTCCTATAAAGACTAACCAAATAAATAACCCTATAGCAATTTCCTCAGCCCACGCGATCGGATTATTTAATACAAACCGAAAAAATACATTAGAACCGGTTAGTAAAATGATTACTGCAAGTGCGACAGTCGCAATTACATCATCAATAGCGTTAAACCACTTCATAATCATTATTTTTCCCCCTAACCAACAATAATGATAGTACACCTTACCTCCTTTCCTCTTAGATTGAAGAGTAAGGTAAATTCATATGGAGAGAATAGTGCGCATCGTACTTAAGTACATGCGCACTATTCCATGTGATAATCTTTCCCTTTTTGTCCATCTACATTTTCTATGTAATGAACACAATTTTCTTTAGAAAGTATTTAGTGTTAACGATGTTCAAGTAACTCTTGGATTTCTTCATAAAGTCCTGGTGTCCAATTAGGGAATTCTTCATAAACCCCTTGTACACTCTCTCTAAATGGATCAATGTCTACTTCATAGAATTCTACACCTAGCTCTTCAAATTCTGCTAAAACTTCTTCGTTTTGTTCTTCTAATACTTGTTTTCCATATTCTCCAGCCTCAATCCCAGTATCTCTAAGAGTTTGTACAACATCTTCTGGTAATGAATCAATAAAGGATGTACCACCAACCCAAGAAATAATAAACTTTTGATGTCCTGTAAAAGAAAGGTGTTGAGAAACCTCATGCGCCTTTACGCCTTGAAGTACTGAAAGTGGATTTTCTGCCCCATCTATTAAACCTTGCTGAAGTGAAGTGTATAAATCTCCTAGTGGAGTTGGTGTTGCAGCTGCTCCCATTGCTTCAAATGTAGCAATTGACATTTGGTTGTTTGGCACACGGATTTTCATACCATTTAAATCTTCAGGTGATAATACCTTTTCATTTGTTAAAAGGTGCCGCTCTCCGTAAACTGTGTTTGCAATAATATCAAGACCTTCTCCATTAAGATCACTTCGTAATCCCTCGAACCAATCAGTGGTTGTTAAATATAATAAGTCATCCATGCTTTCCACTAAGTAAGGTGCCGTTAAGATCCCTGCATCTGGTACATAATCCATTAAGAAATCATATCCAGCTAATACGATGACGTTATTCCCCATTGTAGCTTGTTCAATAACATCCTTTTCAGAACCTAATTGTGAACTTGGATAAAGATTTAATTCAATTTGTCCATTGCTTTCTTCTTCAACGAGTTCTTTCCACTTTTGAGCAAACTTATCAATTGGCTCATCAGGTTGGTTTCCATAAGCAACATTAATTTCAATTGTTTCTCCTTCTGATGCTCCCTCAGACTCGCCTCCTGTTGATGAAGTATCTGTTGTACTAGAGTCTGACGAACAAGCTGTAGTAATCATAATTAACATCATAACTACGGCTACAGGTAACAATTTAAGTACTTTTTTCATTACGATAACCCCTCTCCATTTAATTTTTATGTTAAGTAGAGATAGTTAGAAAACGCTTACAATACAAGCCACTTAAACTATCCCTACTAAAAACTGAACTAGAATGTTGGACCAATTCTCCAAATACCAAAGTCATGTTGCTTAAGAATTTCTGCTTTTGTAAGCTTTCCAGAGCTAACTAAGGAAATCTCATCTAAAATTCTTTTTCCCACATCTTGTACGTTTTCTTTACCGTCAATGATTGTTCCCGCATCAAGGTCGATATTTTCACTCATTCTTTCAAACATTGGCGTATTCGTAGAAATTTTGATAACTGGTGCAATTGGTGATCCTGTAGGTGTTCCTCTTCCACTTGTAAATAGTACAACTTGAGCGCCACCTGCAACCATCCCTGTTAATTGTTCAATGTCATGACCTGGCGTATCCATCCAAACCAATCCTTTTTCCGTTGGTTCTTCAGCGTAATCAACAAGTTCATTTAGCGTACTTTTTCCAGCTTTATTTGCAGCTCCTAAAGATTTTTCTTCGAGTGAGCTTAATCCGCCTTCAATATTTCCTGGACTTGGGTTACCTGTTCTAATATCTACTCCCATTTGGATAGAACGGTTTTCCATTGCTTCTATGACTTCATAAACACGCTTGGCTACTTTATCATTTTTAGCCCGATTAGCAAGTAAATGCTCTGCTCCAATTAATTCCGTTGTTTCAGCTAAAATCGCTGTTCCACCTTTTTCAACGATCATATCACTTACTGCTCCAACTGCAGGATTTGCAGATAATCCAGAACATGCATCAGACCCACCACATTCAGTCCCAATAATTAATTCGTTAAAATCACACCATTCTTTCATTTGGGCCGAAGCTTCTTGAACGAGCTCAGAGGCAGCTTGGGCTCCTTCAGCTATAGCTGTTAATGTCCCTCCATGGTCTTGAATAGAAACTGTTCTTACAGGTTTTCCAGTCTTAGCAATTTCCTCAGCTACACTTCTTGCTTGGTGAGTTTCACACCCTAAACCCAAAACGACCACACCATAGACATTTGGGTTTTTCCCCATTCCTGCATACGTTCTGAACGTCTGCTCATAATCCACACCCACTTGTGCACATCCATGTTGATGAATAAAACTAACTGTACCCTGTACAAGTTCAGTGATTCGCTGTGCTGTTTGTGTGGCACATGTAATGGTTGGTAAGATTAAAACATGATTACGTACCCCGACTTTTCCGTTTGCTCGACGATATCCTAAAAATTTTCCTTCCTTATTAATCTGTAGCAATTTTATCCCCCCGTCCTCTAGTTCCTTCAAGATTATGAACATGAATATGTTCGCCTTCTTTAATATCACGTACAGACCTTCCGATAACTTCTCCATACTTAACAATATTTTCGCCCTGTTTAATATCATGGACTGCAAATTTATGACCGAAAGAAATTGTATCTTGCATGAGTATTTGTTTCGATGAGCCATCAGGTAAATTCACTGTTACTTCTGCATTAGCAGGGATCTCTTGCAAAGCAACTGCCACGCTATCAACTGTTCTCATAACAATTGTTCGATATGTCTCTTCACTCAATTTAATTCACCCTCCCGAATTTCTTAGCGTAACTATAAACTCTTAAAGTCTAGTTCTATTGTAGTGTGATAGCATGGTAGGACCACTATAGAACTGATTATTTATCAAGGGGATTCTTAAAGGTTCGGTTGCTCTACTAACTAAGTTTGTTTAATTTTAAAATTAAAGCGCTTTCCTAAAGGTGTGTGGTAGTACCAGTATAGTTATAGTACCATAAGAATTTTCTTTCTTCAACAAATTTTCACACTATTTTAATTTAGCATACTACTCATCACTCATATTTAAATAAAAATTTCTACACTATACCTGTTAAGCATATGGACATCTATTTTTATAATTAAATTAAAATTAAGATAAAATATTTTCTTTTGATATGCTTTTGTGGTATTTTGGTGGTACCACAATTCATTTGTAAAACATCAAAAAGGGGGTGGTTATATGGTGAAAATAAATCCAATTAAAAGAATGACAGTCACTGAGCAAGTGATGGAACAAGTGGCTTCTTGGATAACATCAAATCAATTAAAACCTGGAGATAAATTGCCAAATGAACGATTGTTAGCTGAAGAGTTTGGAGTAAATCGAGGAAGAATACGTGAATCTTTGCGAGCTTTATCCCTGATTGGTCTCATTACAATTAAGCCCGGAGAAGGAAGCTTTGTTAGTAAACATGAATCTCCAATCCCCTCTGAGACAATTATTTGGATGTATTACAATGAAATAAACAATTTAGAAGAAGTATATGCTGCACGAAAGCTAATCGAGTCTGAGATTTACTTCGAAGCATCTCAGAACATGTCAAAAGAAGAGATCGAAGTACTTGAGAAAATATTAGGTCAGTTAAAAGAGTTATCTGTCAAAGATAAAAATACACAAGCATTTCAGGAACTCCTTGATGAATTTGATTTACACATGGGATTTTGTAGTAGTAATAAAATATATAGTAAGTTAATGCAAACGATTGTATATCTTCGCCATGAGACGATGTTAAAGCTTCTGAATGTACCTGGGGCTTGGGAAAACAGTATTCACTGCCGAACGATGTTGGTAAAAGCGATTAAAGACCACGATAATGAAACAGTAAAAAAAGCTATTGAGCTTAATTTCACAAATGCTAAAAAGTTTTATGGAAAAGTTAATTAAATTGGCAATCAGTGAGGAAAGAGTGACCATCCACCCCATTTATACAAAATGTAAGCACCATTTCGATGGTATTTATGTTGGGTATCGGTTGAATAGCTCTGCCCCCTCTAATCTCATAATTCCGTAAAACAGGTTCT
Protein-coding regions in this window:
- a CDS encoding TRAP transporter small permease: MIMKWFNAIDDVIATVALAVIILLTGSNVFFRFVLNNPIAWAEEIAIGLFIWLVFIGISSAMKRDSHVGVDYFVNKMPEPLRITCSIIRAAAIYFVLIYIFIFLGSELTAQATSKVTPVLGISYQFINIAVPLGGLLTAIQFTRVLVRSFKQKPGQEGGS
- a CDS encoding C4-dicarboxylate TRAP transporter substrate-binding protein; the encoded protein is MKKVLKLLPVAVVMMLIMITTACSSDSSTTDTSSTGGESEGASEGETIEINVAYGNQPDEPIDKFAQKWKELVEEESNGQIELNLYPSSQLGSEKDVIEQATMGNNVIVLAGYDFLMDYVPDAGILTAPYLVESMDDLLYLTTTDWFEGLRSDLNGEGLDIIANTVYGERHLLTNEKVLSPEDLNGMKIRVPNNQMSIATFEAMGAAATPTPLGDLYTSLQQGLIDGAENPLSVLQGVKAHEVSQHLSFTGHQKFIISWVGGTSFIDSLPEDVVQTLRDTGIEAGEYGKQVLEEQNEEVLAEFEELGVEFYEVDIDPFRESVQGVYEEFPNWTPGLYEEIQELLEHR
- a CDS encoding UxaA family hydrolase; protein product: MLQINKEGKFLGYRRANGKVGVRNHVLILPTITCATQTAQRITELVQGTVSFIHQHGCAQVGVDYEQTFRTYAGMGKNPNVYGVVVLGLGCETHQARSVAEEIAKTGKPVRTVSIQDHGGTLTAIAEGAQAASELVQEASAQMKEWCDFNELIIGTECGGSDACSGLSANPAVGAVSDMIVEKGGTAILAETTELIGAEHLLANRAKNDKVAKRVYEVIEAMENRSIQMGVDIRTGNPSPGNIEGGLSSLEEKSLGAANKAGKSTLNELVDYAEEPTEKGLVWMDTPGHDIEQLTGMVAGGAQVVLFTSGRGTPTGSPIAPVIKISTNTPMFERMSENIDLDAGTIIDGKENVQDVGKRILDEISLVSSGKLTKAEILKQHDFGIWRIGPTF
- a CDS encoding UxaA family hydrolase, which encodes MSEETYRTIVMRTVDSVAVALQEIPANAEVTVNLPDGSSKQILMQDTISFGHKFAVHDIKQGENIVKYGEVIGRSVRDIKEGEHIHVHNLEGTRGRGDKIATD
- a CDS encoding FadR/GntR family transcriptional regulator; translation: MVKINPIKRMTVTEQVMEQVASWITSNQLKPGDKLPNERLLAEEFGVNRGRIRESLRALSLIGLITIKPGEGSFVSKHESPIPSETIIWMYYNEINNLEEVYAARKLIESEIYFEASQNMSKEEIEVLEKILGQLKELSVKDKNTQAFQELLDEFDLHMGFCSSNKIYSKLMQTIVYLRHETMLKLLNVPGAWENSIHCRTMLVKAIKDHDNETVKKAIELNFTNAKKFYGKVN